One window from the genome of Candidatus Hydrogenedentota bacterium encodes:
- a CDS encoding dihydrodipicolinate synthase family protein, which translates to MDWRGIITVLNTPFTNDDRIDKEGLRRNVRNAIEAGVAGFLVPAMASEVDKLSELERELVVGTVLSAAAGRVPVVGGASARTCEARRRNGEKLIEMGCAGVLVSIAYRDDAQYEREVRDIAAIDPPLLMIQDWDASGPGAPVRLIARLFDEIEAFRSLKIEVAPAGPKYSAVLDATGGRLHVSGGWAVTQMIEALDRGVHAFLPTGMHRLYTRIYELYVSGQREAARERFNRLLPVLAFSNQHLDISIHFFKRLLHRQGVYATPRVREPVLPFDAFHLRAADELIEYEMNLERALDGP; encoded by the coding sequence CTGGATTGGCGCGGCATCATTACCGTGTTGAACACGCCGTTCACGAATGACGACCGGATTGACAAGGAAGGATTGCGGCGCAACGTCAGAAATGCCATCGAAGCGGGCGTGGCCGGGTTTCTGGTTCCGGCAATGGCGTCGGAAGTGGACAAGCTCTCGGAACTGGAGCGCGAACTCGTGGTGGGGACGGTCCTTAGCGCTGCGGCGGGGCGTGTGCCGGTTGTGGGCGGCGCCTCGGCGCGGACCTGCGAGGCGCGCCGGCGCAACGGAGAGAAGCTCATTGAAATGGGCTGCGCGGGGGTGCTCGTCAGCATTGCGTACCGGGACGACGCGCAGTACGAGCGCGAGGTGCGCGACATCGCCGCCATTGACCCGCCTCTGCTCATGATTCAGGACTGGGACGCCTCCGGTCCGGGCGCGCCGGTGCGGCTCATCGCGCGGTTGTTTGATGAGATTGAGGCTTTTCGCAGCCTCAAGATTGAAGTGGCGCCCGCAGGGCCCAAATACAGCGCGGTGCTCGACGCTACGGGCGGGCGCCTGCACGTCTCCGGCGGTTGGGCGGTCACGCAGATGATTGAGGCGCTTGACCGGGGCGTGCACGCGTTCCTGCCGACGGGGATGCATCGACTGTACACGCGGATCTATGAGCTGTACGTATCGGGGCAACGCGAAGCGGCGCGCGAACGGTTCAACCGTCTGCTGCCCGTGCTGGCGTTTTCGAACCAGCACCTGGACATTTCGATCCATTTCTTCAAGCGCCTCCTGCATCGCCAGGGGGTGTACGCGACCCCCCGCGTGCGCGAGCCGGTCCTGCCGTTCGATGCCTTTCATCTGCGTGCCGCGGACGAACTGATCGAGTACGAAATGAATCTCGAGCGCGCGCTCGATGGCCCGTAA